A single Sporosarcina sp. FSL W8-0480 DNA region contains:
- a CDS encoding M42 family metallopeptidase, producing the protein MYQFNEARTTELLKRLVETPSPSGFTDKVMKVISDEFKDIGVPFKRTNKGAIIATVKGKDDSRHRLLTAHTDTLGAMVKEIKSNGRLKLAMIGGFNWNAVEGEYCHIHTASGSVVRGTILMHQTTVHVYRNSGTAERNADNIEVRIDEKVKNPKETRALGIEVGDFVSFDPRFEVTQSGFIKSRHLDDKASTALLVDLVRSVTENGIELPNTTHFYISNNEEIGYGGNSNVPAETVEYIAVDMGAIGDGQSSDEYTVSICAKDSSGPYHYALTRHLTGLCEKGSIPFKLDIYPYYGSDASAAIRAGFDVKHALFGPGIESSHALERTHVDSLKATAQLLHSYITSDMMD; encoded by the coding sequence ATGTACCAATTTAATGAGGCAAGAACGACAGAGCTATTAAAAAGACTAGTGGAAACACCAAGTCCTTCAGGCTTTACCGATAAGGTGATGAAAGTAATCAGTGATGAATTTAAGGATATTGGTGTCCCTTTTAAAAGAACGAATAAAGGTGCAATTATCGCGACGGTTAAAGGTAAAGACGATTCGCGCCATCGTTTATTGACAGCACATACGGATACACTTGGAGCGATGGTCAAAGAAATAAAAAGTAACGGAAGACTTAAATTAGCCATGATTGGCGGGTTTAACTGGAATGCTGTTGAAGGAGAGTATTGTCATATACATACAGCTTCGGGGAGTGTTGTTCGGGGAACTATCCTGATGCACCAAACTACAGTTCATGTATATCGCAACTCGGGTACTGCAGAACGAAATGCCGATAATATTGAAGTTCGTATAGATGAAAAGGTGAAAAATCCAAAAGAAACGAGAGCGCTTGGCATTGAGGTAGGAGATTTCGTTTCATTTGACCCGAGATTTGAAGTAACACAAAGCGGGTTTATCAAATCAAGACACCTTGATGATAAGGCAAGCACTGCATTGTTGGTCGATCTCGTTCGTTCAGTGACGGAAAATGGAATTGAATTGCCAAACACTACTCACTTCTATATATCGAATAATGAAGAAATCGGTTACGGGGGGAACTCTAACGTCCCAGCTGAAACAGTCGAATATATAGCTGTTGACATGGGGGCAATAGGAGATGGACAATCCTCGGATGAATACACAGTGTCAATTTGTGCAAAGGATTCGAGCGGTCCTTATCATTATGCGTTAACTCGACATTTGACGGGTCTCTGTGAAAAAGGTAGCATCCCTTTTAAACTTGATATTTATCCATATTATGGTTCAGATGCGTCTGCTGCAATTCGCGCAGGATTCGATGTGAAGCACGCATTATTCGGACCAGGGATTGAATCGTCGCATGCGTTAGAGCGGACACATGTCGATTCATTAAAAGCGACAGCGCAATTACTACATTCGTATATTACTTCTGACATGATGGATTGA
- a CDS encoding aldehyde dehydrogenase, producing the protein MDFQRNTDKIIELQREFYMTGKTKDADFRIEMLIRLRDAIKQNEDKIHEALKRDLGKSPFEAYVTEVGFVLSSISMMLKNVREWMEPEQVKTPAHLQPAKSFIVREPYGSVLIIGPFNYPFQLIMDPLIGAIAAGNCAVVKPSEAAIHTTTLINDLLTEIFPPKFICVVEGGIEETNALIHAPFDYIFFTGSVTVGKIVMKAAAERLTPITLELGGKSPVIVDQTANIKIAAERIVWGKFLNNGQTCVAPDYIVVHESVKDKLIKEIINCIRDFYGADSSVSVDYGRIVNSKHFDRLSELIRKEKGNIVFGGKVNRDDLYISPTILDNIIWSSPSMEDEIFGPILPILTYQNLGEIIHRIQKLPKPLAAYLFSENANAQEYFLQNLPFGGGCINDTISHVGNIHLPFGGVGASGMNAYHGKASFDLFTHSKSILKKSTKLSVRMGFPPYGNRLSLIKRIIR; encoded by the coding sequence TTGGATTTTCAAAGAAATACAGATAAAATTATTGAATTGCAGCGGGAATTTTACATGACGGGTAAGACAAAGGATGCCGATTTCCGAATAGAAATGCTTATTCGCTTGAGAGATGCGATTAAGCAAAATGAAGATAAAATTCACGAAGCTTTGAAGAGAGATTTAGGAAAGAGCCCTTTTGAAGCGTATGTAACCGAAGTGGGATTCGTTTTATCAAGCATTTCAATGATGCTAAAAAACGTAAGGGAATGGATGGAGCCTGAGCAAGTGAAAACACCGGCACATTTACAACCCGCGAAAAGTTTTATTGTAAGGGAGCCATATGGTTCGGTGCTGATTATTGGCCCATTTAATTATCCTTTCCAATTAATAATGGATCCTCTGATAGGTGCTATCGCAGCTGGTAATTGTGCAGTTGTTAAACCGTCAGAGGCTGCTATTCATACAACTACACTTATAAATGATCTATTAACAGAAATTTTCCCACCAAAGTTTATCTGTGTCGTAGAAGGCGGAATTGAAGAAACAAATGCTTTAATACACGCACCATTCGACTATATTTTTTTTACCGGAAGTGTAACGGTAGGGAAAATCGTCATGAAAGCGGCTGCTGAAAGACTGACTCCTATAACTCTTGAATTAGGTGGAAAGAGTCCGGTAATCGTTGATCAGACTGCAAATATCAAAATTGCAGCCGAGCGGATTGTCTGGGGAAAATTTCTTAATAATGGACAAACCTGTGTCGCCCCCGATTATATCGTGGTCCATGAGTCCGTTAAGGATAAGCTTATAAAAGAAATTATTAATTGCATACGTGATTTTTACGGAGCAGATAGTTCAGTAAGTGTGGATTACGGAAGGATTGTGAACTCCAAGCATTTTGATCGTTTGTCGGAGTTAATTCGAAAAGAGAAGGGAAATATTGTATTCGGCGGTAAGGTGAATCGTGATGATTTATACATCAGTCCAACGATTTTGGATAATATCATTTGGTCGAGTCCGTCCATGGAAGATGAGATTTTCGGCCCTATCCTACCTATTCTAACTTATCAGAATTTAGGGGAGATTATTCATAGAATTCAAAAATTGCCGAAGCCTTTGGCTGCTTATCTATTTAGTGAGAATGCAAATGCACAGGAATACTTTTTGCAAAATCTACCGTTCGGTGGGGGTTGTATAAATGATACGATTTCCCATGTCGGTAACATTCATCTGCCGTTTGGGGGAGTGGGCGCATCCGGAATGAACGCTTATCATGGCAAAGCAAGTTTTGACTTGTTCACCCATTCAAAGTCAATTTTAAAGAAGAGTACAAAACTCTCAGTGCGTATGGGATTCCCACCGTATGGAAATAGACTTTCGCTGATCAAGCGAATCATTCGATAA
- a CDS encoding DNA-3-methyladenine glycosylase: MVEIQISLPFIYDFDRALERLAGDPVNAVDLRKREVKIPMEEGNIITLRGLGTKDSPMFLLENAIDKKQVDKVKSIFHFDIRLDTIANHFRDTNLEKLFMDHAGTPLIKEFSLYGSLMKSIIHQQLNLTFSHVLTMRFVENFGEYQNGVWRYPRPERIAALQVEDLRQLQFSGRKAEYVIGLSRAIVDGNLNLNAFEKMDDEEVIREMIVHRGIGPWTAQNFLMFGLGRPNLFPLADIGLQNALKNIWAMDRKPTKEEMMEHFPDWEPYLSYAALYLWRSIE; encoded by the coding sequence GTGGTGGAAATACAAATTTCATTACCGTTTATTTATGATTTTGATCGAGCACTTGAACGGTTGGCGGGGGATCCGGTAAATGCAGTCGATTTGCGAAAAAGGGAAGTGAAGATTCCGATGGAAGAGGGGAATATTATCACTCTACGTGGGTTAGGCACGAAGGATTCACCTATGTTTTTGCTCGAGAACGCAATAGATAAAAAGCAAGTTGATAAGGTGAAGTCCATTTTTCATTTTGATATCCGTTTAGATACGATTGCCAACCACTTCCGGGATACCAATCTTGAGAAGCTTTTTATGGATCACGCTGGGACACCGCTAATAAAAGAGTTCTCACTGTACGGTTCACTCATGAAGAGTATCATTCACCAACAGTTGAATCTGACATTTTCACATGTTTTAACGATGCGATTCGTCGAGAACTTTGGTGAGTATCAAAATGGGGTATGGCGATATCCTCGACCTGAAAGGATTGCAGCACTTCAAGTGGAAGATTTACGCCAACTTCAATTTAGCGGTAGGAAAGCAGAGTATGTCATCGGCCTGTCTCGTGCAATTGTCGATGGGAACCTAAATTTAAATGCGTTTGAAAAAATGGATGATGAAGAGGTAATACGTGAAATGATTGTCCATCGCGGAATCGGACCGTGGACTGCACAAAATTTTCTTATGTTCGGATTAGGAAGGCCTAATTTATTTCCATTAGCGGATATAGGATTGCAAAACGCCTTAAAAAATATATGGGCAATGGACCGTAAACCGACAAAAGAAGAAATGATGGAACATTTTCCGGATTGGGAACCATACTTAAGCTATGCAGCGTTATATTTATGGAGGAGTATTGAATAA
- a CDS encoding helix-turn-helix domain-containing protein: MTVVLIFNTKEEITIYPEEIGRKVKEARLNMSLTQQELADKCSLTKSHISKIENGQASPALATLSKIAKELNAPLSWFLESSNQNKLSIVKSAKRTVKVGNEEIGYTYEALAKRSHFSKIEPVIVTVLPEAELVEPFTHAEDEFIYVLSGSIHLYYDGELHSLEQGDSAYFEGTIPHIFLSTGNNEAKVLTMYIQVDAL, encoded by the coding sequence TTGACTGTTGTTCTTATCTTTAATACAAAGGAGGAGATTACAATCTACCCAGAGGAAATCGGACGGAAAGTTAAGGAAGCAAGACTAAACATGTCTTTGACTCAACAGGAATTAGCAGATAAATGCTCGTTAACAAAGAGTCATATATCAAAAATTGAAAATGGGCAAGCTTCTCCTGCCCTTGCAACATTATCAAAAATCGCAAAGGAATTAAATGCACCCCTATCTTGGTTTTTGGAATCGAGCAACCAAAATAAGTTGTCGATTGTAAAAAGTGCAAAAAGAACAGTAAAAGTCGGTAATGAAGAAATTGGGTATACATATGAAGCCTTGGCGAAACGTTCTCATTTCAGCAAAATTGAACCAGTCATCGTCACTGTCTTGCCGGAAGCGGAATTAGTAGAACCGTTCACACATGCGGAGGATGAATTTATCTATGTCCTGTCTGGCTCCATCCATCTTTATTATGATGGCGAATTACATTCACTGGAACAGGGTGATAGCGCTTATTTCGAAGGAACGATCCCACATATATTTCTTTCTACCGGAAATAATGAAGCTAAAGTCTTGACGATGTATATTCAAGTCGATGCCCTGTAG